The following proteins are encoded in a genomic region of Gossypium hirsutum isolate 1008001.06 chromosome D05, Gossypium_hirsutum_v2.1, whole genome shotgun sequence:
- the LOC107902250 gene encoding uncharacterized protein has translation MSFTPPLPPVFIGENYHIWVVKMKTYLQAHDLGNVIENDIKPPPLRANPTIAQMMRHSEECSKKNKAMSCLQNRVSDVIFTRIMACDLPKQAWEKLKEEFMGSDKTRQQQVINIRRDFENLKMKEFDTIKQYPDRIMATVNSIRLIGEDFSKGRVVEKVITTLPEKFE, from the coding sequence ATGAGTTTCACACCACCTCTACCACCTGTATTCATTGGAGagaactaccacatttgggtagttaagatGAAAACATACCTTCAGGCGCATGATCTGGGGAATGTGATTGAAAATGACATCAAACCACCTCCATTGAGGGCCAATCCCACCATTGCTCAGATGATGCGACATAGTGAAGAGTGCTCCAAAAAGAATAAAGCAATGTCCTGCTTGCAGAATAGGGTATCAGATGTAATCTTCACCAGGATAATGGCCTGTGACTTACCTAAACAGGCATGGGAGAAGCTAAAGGAGGAGTTCATGGGGTCAGACAAAACAAGGCAGCAGCAAGTGATCAATATCAGGAGAGActttgagaatttgaagatgaaagaGTTTGATACCATTAAGCAGTACCCAGACAGAATCATGGCAACTGTCAATAGCATAAGGCTAATTGGAGAGGACTTCAGTAAGGGCAGAGTTGTTGAAAAAGTCATCACCACTCTCCCTGAAAAATTCGAGTAA